Proteins encoded together in one Paenibacillus thermoaerophilus window:
- the argB gene encoding acetylglutamate kinase, translating to MANNWFVMKCGGSTLAALPEPFFAELRQLQESGTIPVIVHGGGPAISSTLEKLGIETEFVNGLRKTNEAVLDVVEMVLSGQINKEIVRKVQQAGAKAVGLSGVDGLLIEAEPVPNAHEVGLVGNVTNVNAGLVRGLIDLGYMPVIAPVGIDARGQRYNINADTAAGAVASRLGVERMIVVTDVPGIMRTVDGEKRVLPQVTVSEIDEMIASGEIYGGMIPKVKAAVQCITGDVREVVIVDGARPGVLTAVLGGEPVGTRIVKA from the coding sequence ATGGCGAACAACTGGTTTGTGATGAAATGCGGGGGCAGCACGCTGGCGGCTCTGCCGGAGCCGTTTTTCGCGGAACTGCGGCAGCTCCAGGAGAGCGGCACGATTCCGGTTATCGTGCATGGCGGCGGTCCGGCGATCTCCTCGACGCTGGAGAAGCTCGGCATCGAGACGGAGTTCGTGAACGGGCTCCGGAAGACCAACGAAGCGGTGCTGGATGTGGTCGAGATGGTGCTGTCCGGTCAGATCAACAAGGAGATCGTGCGCAAGGTGCAGCAGGCCGGCGCGAAGGCGGTCGGGCTGTCCGGCGTGGACGGCTTGCTGATCGAGGCGGAGCCGGTGCCGAACGCGCACGAGGTCGGGCTCGTCGGCAACGTGACGAACGTGAACGCGGGTCTGGTGCGGGGACTGATCGACCTGGGTTATATGCCGGTGATCGCTCCCGTGGGCATCGACGCCCGCGGGCAGCGCTACAATATCAATGCGGATACGGCGGCGGGAGCCGTCGCTTCCCGCCTCGGCGTCGAGCGGATGATCGTGGTCACGGATGTGCCGGGCATTATGCGTACGGTTGACGGGGAGAAGCGGGTGCTGCCGCAGGTGACCGTATCGGAGATCGACGAGATGATCGCGTCGGGTGAAATATACGGCGGCATGATCCCGAAGGTGAAGGCGGCCGTGCAATGCATCACCGGGGATGTCCGGGAAGTCGTCATTGTCGACGGCGCCCGTCCGGGCGTGCTGACAGCGGTGCTTGGCGGCGAACCGGTCGGCACGCGGATCGTAAAAGCTTGA
- the argJ gene encoding bifunctional glutamate N-acetyltransferase/amino-acid acetyltransferase ArgJ — protein sequence MAHFTVVEGGSVTTPKGFKAGGLHCGLKKTERNDLGAIYCEVPAEAAAVYTLNQFQAAPLKVTRESIAQEGKLQLFVVNSGNANACTGKQGEEDARTMRAKAAEAFGVAEHHVGVASTGVIGELLKMDRVRSGIAKLPERTTKDGGDAFSQAILTTDLVKKEVCVRVQIGEAVVHIAGAAKGSGMIHPNMATMLGFITTDAAIPHTELQKLLSRVTDDTFNMITVDGDTSTNDMVVVMASGLAGNEPLGETHRDWPAFEAAFRYVGEYLAKAIARDGEGATKLIEVRVVGASDNQAARAIAKTVIGSSLVKSACFGADANWGRIIAAVGRSGVPVNVDTVDIRLGDISVLEQSRPVVFDEERALEYLKGDFVSIYVNLNMGAGRATAWGCDLTYEYVRINAAYRT from the coding sequence ATGGCACACTTCACGGTGGTGGAGGGCGGGTCCGTCACGACGCCGAAGGGCTTTAAGGCGGGCGGACTTCATTGCGGATTAAAGAAAACCGAGCGCAACGATCTCGGAGCGATCTATTGCGAGGTGCCGGCCGAGGCGGCGGCGGTCTACACGCTGAACCAGTTCCAGGCGGCGCCGCTGAAGGTGACGCGCGAGAGCATCGCGCAAGAAGGCAAGCTGCAGTTGTTCGTCGTGAACAGCGGCAACGCCAACGCGTGCACCGGCAAGCAAGGGGAAGAGGATGCGCGCACGATGCGGGCCAAGGCGGCCGAGGCGTTCGGCGTGGCGGAGCATCATGTCGGCGTGGCGTCGACGGGTGTCATCGGCGAATTGTTGAAAATGGACCGCGTGCGCAGCGGCATCGCGAAGCTGCCGGAGCGGACGACGAAGGACGGGGGCGACGCTTTTTCGCAGGCGATCCTGACGACGGACTTGGTGAAAAAGGAAGTCTGCGTGCGCGTGCAAATCGGGGAAGCGGTCGTGCATATCGCGGGGGCGGCCAAAGGCTCGGGCATGATTCACCCGAACATGGCGACGATGCTCGGCTTTATCACGACGGACGCGGCGATTCCGCATACGGAGCTTCAGAAGCTGTTAAGCCGCGTGACGGACGATACGTTTAACATGATCACCGTCGACGGCGACACCAGCACCAACGATATGGTGGTTGTGATGGCGAGCGGTCTCGCGGGCAACGAGCCGCTGGGGGAAACGCACCGGGATTGGCCGGCTTTCGAAGCGGCGTTCCGCTATGTGGGCGAATATTTGGCCAAGGCGATCGCGCGCGACGGCGAAGGCGCAACCAAGCTGATCGAGGTTCGGGTGGTCGGCGCCAGCGACAATCAGGCGGCGAGGGCGATCGCGAAGACGGTGATCGGATCGAGCCTGGTGAAGTCGGCCTGCTTCGGCGCGGACGCGAACTGGGGCCGGATTATCGCGGCGGTCGGACGTTCCGGCGTGCCGGTTAACGTCGACACCGTCGATATCCGACTCGGCGACATCTCCGTGCTGGAGCAATCGCGTCCGGTCGTCTTCGACGAGGAGCGGGCGCTGGAGTATTTGAAGGGCGACTTCGTGTCCATCTACGTCAACCTGAACATGGGCGCAGGCCGGGCGACGGCTTGGGGCTGCGACCTCACCTACGAGTACGTGCGCATCAACGCGGCGTACCGGACGTAA
- the argC gene encoding N-acetyl-gamma-glutamyl-phosphate reductase: MSGTIRAAIVGSTGYGGVELIRLLLQHPKVRITSVISSSAAGQLYTDGYPHLTEIITDRLDAVDPELVASKADVVFLATPHGVSAATAPKFLEAGLKVIDLSGDFRLQDGSVYEKYYKHAPADPSYVKKAVYGLAEVFGADVNGASFVANPGCYPTSAALGLVPLVQAGWIDLDSIIIDAKSGVSGAGRGMSLTTHFSEVNENFFAYKINKHQHTPEIEQTLSRVAGRPVTLTFTPHLVPMTRGILSTIYAKLENGRTEAEVHELYRQYYEGRRFVRVRPLGKFPATKEVAGSNYCDIGLSVDARTGRITILSAIDNLVKGAAGQAVQNLNLMMGWDEAEGLAFTPVYP, encoded by the coding sequence ATGAGCGGCACGATACGAGCGGCGATCGTCGGCTCGACAGGGTACGGCGGCGTGGAATTGATTCGATTGTTGTTGCAGCACCCCAAAGTCCGGATTACATCGGTGATCTCGTCGAGCGCGGCGGGACAACTGTATACGGACGGATACCCGCATTTGACGGAGATCATCACCGACCGGCTGGACGCGGTCGATCCGGAGCTGGTGGCATCCAAAGCGGACGTCGTCTTCCTGGCGACGCCGCACGGGGTCAGCGCGGCAACGGCGCCGAAGTTTCTCGAAGCGGGCCTCAAAGTGATCGACCTGTCGGGCGACTTCCGTCTGCAGGACGGTTCCGTATACGAGAAGTATTACAAGCACGCCCCGGCCGACCCGTCGTACGTGAAGAAAGCCGTATACGGCCTTGCGGAAGTGTTCGGCGCGGACGTGAACGGCGCTTCGTTCGTGGCCAATCCGGGCTGCTATCCGACGAGCGCGGCGCTCGGGCTTGTGCCGCTCGTTCAGGCGGGCTGGATCGATCTGGACAGCATCATCATCGACGCGAAGTCGGGCGTATCCGGCGCAGGCCGCGGGATGAGCCTGACGACGCATTTTTCCGAAGTGAACGAGAACTTTTTCGCTTATAAAATCAATAAACACCAGCATACGCCGGAGATCGAACAGACGCTGTCGCGGGTGGCGGGCCGTCCCGTCACTTTGACGTTTACGCCTCATCTTGTGCCGATGACCCGGGGCATTCTCAGCACGATCTACGCCAAGCTGGAGAACGGCCGCACCGAGGCCGAAGTCCATGAGCTGTACCGCCAATATTACGAGGGCCGCCGCTTCGTCAGGGTTCGCCCTCTGGGCAAGTTCCCCGCCACCAAAGAAGTGGCGGGCTCGAACTATTGCGATATCGGGTTGTCGGTCGATGCCCGCACGGGGCGGATTACAATCCTGTCGGCGATCGACAACCTCGTGAAGGGGGCCGCCGGCCAGGCGGTCCAGAACCTGAATCTGATGATGGGCTGGGACGAAGCGGAAGGTCTGGCATTTACGCCGGTCTATCCGTAA
- a CDS encoding YitT family protein gives MRAKKQREATPVRFRLWLEYALVTAGCLCVALSFNLLLNPNRIASGGVSGISVILRYAFGVEPAVVQWALNIPLFIAGVALLGRKFGVKTAYGSVVLPLFVYLSRNLEPLTLNPLLAAAFGGAGVGLGLGLVFRGRGSTGGMDVAAQILHKYTGLRYGLAIAAMDGLVIVTAGFVFSPEQAMYALIGLFVTSRTIDAVQLLGGTSAKVAFIISRETDRLSEAVLRDLDRGLTRLLGVGGYTGEERAVLMVVVSVTEVVKLKTLVKRIDPQAFVILSDTTEVLGEGFKLQA, from the coding sequence ATGAGAGCAAAAAAACAGCGGGAGGCGACGCCGGTCCGTTTCAGGTTGTGGCTGGAGTACGCGTTGGTAACGGCCGGTTGTCTGTGCGTCGCGTTAAGCTTCAACTTGCTGCTGAATCCCAACCGGATCGCCTCGGGAGGCGTCTCGGGCATCTCGGTTATCCTGAGGTACGCGTTCGGCGTGGAGCCGGCCGTTGTGCAATGGGCGCTCAATATTCCGTTATTTATCGCGGGTGTCGCGCTGCTCGGCCGGAAGTTCGGCGTGAAGACGGCTTACGGCTCGGTGGTTCTGCCGCTATTTGTTTATTTGAGCCGGAATCTGGAGCCGCTCACCTTAAATCCGCTGCTGGCCGCCGCCTTTGGCGGAGCGGGAGTCGGGCTTGGGCTCGGCCTTGTTTTTCGCGGACGGGGTTCGACAGGCGGGATGGACGTCGCAGCGCAAATTCTGCATAAATATACGGGGCTGCGTTACGGTTTGGCAATTGCCGCCATGGACGGGCTCGTCATCGTTACCGCGGGTTTCGTCTTCTCTCCGGAGCAGGCGATGTACGCGCTGATCGGCCTGTTCGTCACGTCCAGAACGATCGACGCGGTTCAACTGCTCGGCGGGACTTCGGCGAAGGTGGCGTTTATTATCTCGCGGGAAACGGACCGGCTGAGCGAAGCGGTGCTTCGCGATCTGGACCGGGGATTGACCCGGCTGCTGGGCGTCGGAGGATACACGGGCGAAGAGCGGGCGGTGCTGATGGTTGTCGTCAGCGTGACGGAGGTCGTCAAGCTGAAAACGCTTGTCAAGCGGATCGATCCGCAGGCGTTCGTCATCCTCAGCGACACGACGGAGGTGCTGGGGGAAGGCTTCAAGCTGCAGGCGTGA
- the prfB gene encoding peptide chain release factor 2 (programmed frameshift), giving the protein MIDSQVKNQIKDASKRISELRGSLDLDYKLEQIADYEEKMSAPDFWDDNERAQKLIAELNAVKSVVEQFKALESEHSDLEVMLELAEEEGDESLVQDLESSVKELIAKLEKFELQLLLNQPYDRLNAILELHPGAGGTESQDWAEMLLRMYRRWAEKHNFQVEVLDYLPGDEAGVKSVTLLIKGYNAYGYLKAEKGVHRLVRISPFDASGRRHTSFVSCDVVPEIDDDIEIEIRPEDLKIDTYRASGAGGQHVNRTESAVRMTHIPTGIVVSCQTERSQISNRERCMKMLRSKLYELKIEEQRKQLAEIRGEQTDIAWGSQIRSYVFHPYSMVKDHRTSVETGNVGAVMDGELDMFIDAYLRKQIQTDTQQA; this is encoded by the exons ATGATCGACTCGCAAGTGAAAAACCAAATAAAGGACGCATCCAAACGGATCTCCGAGCTCAGGGGGTCTCTT GACTTAGATTACAAGCTGGAGCAGATCGCGGATTACGAAGAGAAAATGTCGGCTCCCGACTTCTGGGACGATAACGAACGCGCCCAGAAGCTGATCGCCGAGCTTAATGCCGTCAAGTCCGTTGTCGAGCAGTTTAAAGCGCTGGAGAGCGAGCACAGCGACCTGGAGGTTATGCTTGAGCTGGCCGAGGAGGAAGGCGACGAAAGTCTGGTCCAAGATCTCGAGTCAAGCGTCAAGGAACTGATCGCCAAGCTGGAGAAATTCGAGCTGCAACTGCTGCTCAATCAGCCGTATGACCGGCTGAACGCCATTCTGGAGCTTCATCCGGGCGCCGGCGGCACCGAATCCCAGGATTGGGCGGAGATGCTGCTCCGCATGTACCGCCGTTGGGCCGAGAAGCACAACTTCCAGGTCGAGGTCCTCGATTACCTGCCCGGCGACGAGGCGGGCGTGAAGAGCGTAACGCTGTTGATCAAGGGATACAATGCCTACGGCTACCTGAAAGCCGAGAAAGGCGTCCACCGGCTGGTGCGGATCTCCCCGTTCGACGCGTCGGGCCGCCGCCATACGTCGTTCGTGTCTTGCGACGTTGTGCCGGAGATCGACGACGATATCGAAATCGAAATTCGTCCGGAGGACTTGAAGATCGACACGTACCGCGCGAGCGGCGCCGGCGGCCAGCACGTCAACCGGACGGAGTCGGCCGTGCGGATGACCCATATCCCGACGGGCATCGTCGTTTCGTGCCAGACGGAGCGCTCGCAGATCTCCAACCGAGAACGTTGTATGAAAATGCTTCGTTCCAAGCTCTACGAGCTGAAGATCGAGGAGCAGCGCAAGCAGCTCGCGGAAATTCGCGGCGAGCAGACGGATATCGCGTGGGGGAGCCAAATTCGCTCCTACGTCTTCCATCCGTACAGCATGGTGAAGGATCACCGCACGTCCGTGGAAACCGGCAACGTGGGAGCGGTGATGGACGGCGAGCTGGATATGTTTATCGACGCTTACCTGCGCAAACAGATTCAAACGGATACGCAACAAGCTTAA